In a genomic window of Pieris brassicae chromosome 7, ilPieBrab1.1, whole genome shotgun sequence:
- the LOC123712191 gene encoding leucine--tRNA ligase, cytoplasmic-like: protein MSGLFTISVTLVDGDTVEKIKAKIAKEIKAIKDINALKLWRYLDPALGPRKIPVAGDHVTKCAELVNGDGIRVHVEASRIELVQNGTNIDVGLQFVYTYDK from the exons ATGAGTGGATTGTTTACCATTTCTGTGACCCTGGTAGATGGGGATACGGTTGAGAAGATTAAAGCCAAGATCGCTAAAGAGATTAAAGCTATTAaag aCATAAATGCTCTAAAGCTGTGGCGATATCTTGATCCGGCGTTAGGTCCTCGCAAGATTCCAGTAGCAGGCGATCACGTGACAAAATGCGCGGAACTCGTCAATGGCGATGGTATACGCGTACACGTGGAAGCGTCGCGTATAGAACTCGTTCAGAACGGAACGAATATTGACGTCGGCTTACAGTTTGTGTATACTTatgataagtga